The following are encoded together in the Mumia sp. Pv4-285 genome:
- the xseA gene encoding exodeoxyribonuclease VII large subunit: protein MALETSPDSPAPLRVISSLMSDYISRLGAQWIEGEIAQLTLRQGICFLTLRDVDAKISMSVTCRRSVLDRSSTPITEGARVVVHARPDFYPANGTLSLNAREVRPVGMGELLARIEQRRQLLAAEGLFDAARKKPLPFLPHRIGLITGKGSAAEHDILENARLRWPGVEFEISYALMQGNQAAAQVITALRELDGDGSVDVIVIARGGGSVEDLLPFSDEGLVRAVSSARTPVVSAIGHEPDTPLLDYVSDLRASTPTDAAKRVVPAVADELHHLTQLRRRSRYAVDQRLGREQHFLDAVRSRPAIARPTTLIDEQTTRVGDLQARARRCLSHRLDLAHHEAAAQLARVRALSPLRTLERGYAVALASDGAVVTSISQLGPDDEVSLRVVDGHALLRTLSTTAAARTDLDEES, encoded by the coding sequence ATGGCCCTCGAGACGAGCCCCGACTCCCCCGCACCGCTGCGCGTGATCTCGTCGCTGATGAGCGACTACATTTCGCGTCTCGGCGCGCAGTGGATCGAGGGCGAGATCGCGCAGCTCACGCTGCGCCAGGGCATCTGCTTCCTCACGCTGCGCGACGTCGACGCCAAGATCTCGATGTCGGTCACCTGCCGCCGCTCCGTGCTCGACCGGTCCTCGACACCGATCACCGAGGGCGCGCGCGTGGTCGTCCACGCGAGGCCGGACTTCTACCCCGCCAACGGCACCCTGTCGCTCAACGCCCGCGAGGTCCGGCCGGTCGGCATGGGTGAGCTCCTTGCCAGGATCGAGCAACGCCGCCAGCTGCTCGCCGCCGAGGGCCTCTTCGACGCCGCCCGCAAGAAGCCGCTCCCGTTCCTTCCGCACCGCATCGGCCTGATCACCGGCAAGGGCTCGGCGGCCGAGCACGACATCCTCGAGAACGCCCGCCTGCGGTGGCCGGGGGTCGAGTTCGAGATCTCGTACGCCCTCATGCAGGGCAACCAGGCCGCTGCGCAGGTGATCACCGCGCTACGCGAGCTCGACGGCGACGGGTCGGTCGACGTCATCGTCATCGCCCGCGGCGGAGGCTCCGTCGAAGACCTGCTGCCGTTCTCCGACGAGGGCCTCGTCCGTGCCGTCTCCTCCGCCCGTACGCCGGTGGTCTCCGCGATCGGCCACGAGCCCGACACGCCGTTGCTCGACTACGTCTCCGACCTGCGCGCCTCGACACCGACCGACGCGGCCAAGCGCGTGGTGCCAGCGGTCGCCGACGAGCTCCACCACCTCACCCAGCTGCGGCGGCGCTCGCGCTACGCCGTCGACCAAAGGCTCGGACGCGAGCAGCACTTCCTCGACGCCGTACGCAGCCGCCCCGCGATCGCACGGCCCACGACGCTGATCGACGAGCAGACCACCCGCGTCGGCGACCTGCAGGCACGTGCCCGACGGTGCCTCAGCCACCGGCTCGACCTCGCCCATCACGAGGCTGCAGCCCAGCTCGCCCGGGTTCGCGCCCTGTCGCCGCTGCGGACCCTCGAGCGCGGCTACGCGGTGGCGCTGGCCTCGGACGGCGCCGTCGTGACATCGATCTCCCAGCTCGGCCCCGACGATGAGGTGTCGCTGCGTGTCGTCGACGGACACGCGCTCCTCCGTACCCTTTCCACGACCGCTGCCGCCCGCACCGACCTCGACGAGGAGTCCTGA
- a CDS encoding exodeoxyribonuclease VII small subunit — MSDTPAAETPADGSPEIPYEQAREELAEVVGKLEAGGTTLEESLTLWERGEKLAAICQQWLDGARARLERAQQQARSSE; from the coding sequence ATGTCCGACACCCCTGCGGCCGAGACGCCCGCCGACGGCAGTCCCGAGATCCCTTACGAGCAGGCGCGCGAAGAGCTCGCCGAGGTGGTCGGCAAGCTCGAGGCGGGCGGCACGACGCTGGAGGAGTCGTTGACGCTCTGGGAGCGTGGCGAGAAGCTCGCGGCGATCTGCCAGCAGTGGCTCGACGGTGCCCGTGCTCGCCTGGAGCGCGCCCAGCAGCAGGCGCGCAGCTCGGAGTGA
- a CDS encoding DUF4245 domain-containing protein: MSSTDPAPTKAKPRSSYGNPAFSDIARSMAVIGVIVVGLFVVGQIFWGYTPDEKPPVEYEKTVEDVRQTAPYPVYAPTSLPDGWGANAVTYDTGRSGRWHLGVLTDDDKYIGLEQAIDSAPRMVETYAPEVEQRGDVEVAGQTWQLWTGGGETTFVREEGEMTVLVTGSAPREDIERYIGLLSTS, translated from the coding sequence GTGAGCAGCACCGACCCCGCGCCGACGAAGGCGAAGCCGCGTTCGTCGTACGGCAATCCCGCCTTCTCCGACATCGCACGCTCGATGGCGGTGATCGGGGTGATCGTGGTCGGGCTGTTCGTCGTGGGCCAGATCTTCTGGGGATACACCCCGGACGAGAAGCCGCCGGTGGAGTACGAGAAGACCGTCGAAGACGTACGCCAGACCGCGCCGTACCCGGTCTATGCGCCGACGTCGCTGCCTGACGGGTGGGGCGCCAACGCGGTGACGTACGACACTGGCCGCAGCGGTCGGTGGCACCTGGGCGTCCTCACCGACGACGACAAGTACATCGGTCTCGAGCAGGCGATCGACTCCGCGCCTCGGATGGTCGAGACCTACGCGCCGGAGGTCGAGCAGCGCGGTGACGTCGAGGTCGCCGGCCAGACCTGGCAGCTGTGGACCGGTGGCGGCGAGACGACGTTCGTCCGCGAGGAGGGCGAGATGACCGTCCTGGTCACGGGGTCTGCGCCGCGCGAGGACATCGAGCGCTACATCGGACTGCTCTCCACGAGTTAA
- a CDS encoding sulfatase — protein MVDLRRSDIKTPSAAAVVAAPVAVALGIGLLTAAPAQEATAASPAAAQARPATPPNIVLVLADDLGWADTSAGRSSLGARSRFNDTPAIDRLAREGTSFDNAYAAPNCAPTRAALLTGAYAPRPQNNIYAVSDLNRGRKRALLVGPKQGINDDEVLPASAVTVAETAKRAGYATGYAGKFHVTKTPGQVTTAHGFDENWGGSRAGNATDYHARNGRFNGRISPSLDRFAGAYTQDYVDERLKPHANGTTVAAIDALVGTPKHVTDAVADATIDFIARKKSQPFFAVMAEYAVHSPVDDAQARQDLLAKYRGKRAGSKRFEAPTQDRAAQAKRARPSYAALTEGLDQSVARLTHYLETSPDPRRPGHDLADNTIVVFTSDNGGRTDLGASNGPLKGQKSEMSEGGVRVPWIVWSGNRRLVRPGRINHSPINGTDLHPTVAALAGVRIPRSVTTDGTSLVSALRTGKRLTLPRFAHFPGYVRGPSRDQRPQSFIRQGRWKLVYSYENQSWKLYDLRRDIGERRNLAPRRPKVVQRLGKRLVRWLDRTNAPLATVRKGKRPIRLEVRGLTYANGKVKRYGRVRKITVRPGVELPIVLQRRPAGKR, from the coding sequence ATGGTTGACTTAAGACGATCGGACATCAAGACGCCATCAGCGGCCGCGGTCGTCGCCGCACCCGTTGCGGTCGCTCTCGGGATCGGCCTGCTGACGGCGGCCCCCGCGCAGGAGGCCACGGCTGCGTCACCGGCGGCGGCCCAGGCGCGCCCTGCAACACCGCCGAACATCGTCCTCGTGCTCGCCGACGACCTCGGCTGGGCCGACACCAGTGCGGGACGGTCGAGCCTGGGAGCGCGAAGCCGGTTCAACGACACCCCCGCGATCGACCGGCTGGCACGAGAGGGCACGTCCTTCGACAACGCGTACGCCGCACCGAACTGCGCGCCGACGCGTGCGGCGCTGCTCACCGGGGCCTACGCGCCACGGCCTCAGAACAACATCTACGCCGTCAGCGACCTCAACCGGGGCCGCAAGCGGGCTCTCCTCGTCGGGCCGAAGCAGGGGATCAACGACGACGAGGTGCTCCCCGCATCGGCCGTGACGGTGGCCGAGACGGCCAAGCGGGCTGGATACGCCACTGGGTATGCCGGCAAGTTCCACGTCACGAAGACACCCGGGCAGGTCACGACCGCCCACGGCTTCGACGAGAACTGGGGCGGGAGCCGGGCTGGCAACGCCACGGACTACCACGCCAGGAACGGCAGGTTCAACGGGCGGATCTCGCCGTCGCTCGACAGGTTCGCCGGGGCCTACACCCAGGACTACGTCGACGAGCGTCTCAAGCCCCACGCGAACGGGACCACGGTGGCGGCGATCGATGCCCTGGTGGGGACCCCCAAGCACGTCACCGATGCGGTGGCCGACGCGACGATCGACTTCATCGCGCGCAAGAAGTCGCAGCCGTTCTTCGCCGTGATGGCCGAGTACGCGGTGCACTCACCCGTCGACGACGCGCAGGCCCGCCAAGACCTGCTCGCGAAGTACCGCGGAAAGCGAGCGGGCTCCAAGCGTTTCGAGGCGCCCACGCAGGATCGCGCCGCTCAGGCCAAGCGAGCGCGACCGTCGTACGCGGCCCTGACCGAGGGGCTGGACCAGTCCGTGGCCCGACTCACGCACTATCTCGAGACGAGCCCCGACCCGCGGCGTCCGGGCCACGACCTGGCGGACAACACGATCGTCGTCTTCACCTCGGACAACGGCGGCCGAACAGACCTGGGCGCCTCGAACGGACCGCTCAAGGGTCAGAAGAGCGAGATGAGCGAGGGCGGGGTCCGCGTGCCGTGGATCGTCTGGAGCGGCAACCGGCGACTGGTCCGCCCCGGCCGCATCAACCACTCGCCGATCAACGGCACCGACCTGCACCCGACCGTCGCGGCACTCGCCGGCGTGCGCATCCCGCGCAGCGTCACGACCGACGGCACCAGTCTGGTCAGCGCCCTGCGCACCGGCAAGCGGCTCACCCTGCCGCGCTTCGCGCACTTCCCGGGGTACGTGCGTGGGCCCTCGCGCGACCAGCGACCGCAGTCGTTCATCCGGCAGGGCCGGTGGAAGCTGGTCTACTCGTACGAGAACCAGAGCTGGAAGCTGTACGACCTGCGCCGCGACATCGGCGAACGGCGCAACCTCGCGCCGCGCCGTCCGAAGGTGGTCCAACGGTTGGGGAAACGCCTGGTGCGCTGGCTCGATCGCACCAACGCGCCGTTGGCGACAGTCCGCAAGGGAAAGCGGCCGATCCGGCTCGAGGTGCGCGGCCTGACCTATGCGAACGGGAAGGTCAAGCGGTACGGCCGCGTGCGAAAGATCACCGTGCGGCCGGGGGTCGAGCTGCCGATCGTGCTGCAGCGCAGGCCGGCGGGGAAGCGGTAG